The Pseudomonadota bacterium genome includes a region encoding these proteins:
- a CDS encoding DUF4437 domain-containing protein, translating into MMKAKLLLPISTAISIAVLGLALTSSNAQSQDMIVAKSPAQIEWFPTPVGAAGPLWGNMQATAYGRLSKWNPAASSPVHTHSLPYHAVILSGIFENVIADSGQVQEHAAGAYYYMPADVKHMTRCVSDEPCVMYLHQTGPWDLSVVP; encoded by the coding sequence ATGATGAAGGCCAAATTGTTGTTACCGATTTCGACGGCGATTTCGATTGCCGTGCTCGGGCTTGCCCTGACTTCTTCGAACGCCCAGTCACAGGACATGATTGTGGCAAAATCGCCTGCGCAAATCGAATGGTTTCCCACGCCGGTCGGAGCCGCCGGCCCGCTTTGGGGAAATATGCAGGCGACCGCTTATGGCAGGCTGTCAAAGTGGAACCCAGCAGCCAGCTCCCCCGTGCACACGCACTCGCTTCCTTACCACGCCGTTATTCTGTCAGGAATATTTGAGAACGTTATCGCCGATTCTGGGCAAGTCCAAGAACACGCGGCGGGCGCATATTATTATATGCCGGCCGATGTCAAACATATGACCCGATGCGTCAGCGATGAGCCGTGCGTGATGTACCTTCATCAAACAGGGCCATGGGACCTGAGCGTCGTTCCCTGA
- a CDS encoding TetR/AcrR family transcriptional regulator, with protein MCFKLLGCSITSNMVVSVFLHRHQGGIDMRYAADHKQKTRAQIIASALAVFGESGYEKATIEDVMAHAGLTRGGFYRHFRSKEKLFVEAILTGATEKDYLPPARYRSMTANNFEAFITGYVGDKHFNNKNSPCPLFAFPSDVSRGGPELHNAYEKVARSIAENLESYITVPDRAERSLAALAMIVGAMVIARSVESSKLEKTIRAACIKYAKTLGATN; from the coding sequence GTGTGTTTCAAGCTCTTAGGATGTTCAATAACATCCAATATGGTCGTGTCAGTATTCTTGCACCGACATCAAGGAGGGATCGACATGCGTTACGCTGCGGACCACAAACAGAAAACGCGCGCGCAGATTATCGCCAGTGCACTCGCCGTGTTCGGTGAATCTGGTTACGAAAAAGCCACGATCGAGGATGTCATGGCCCATGCGGGTTTAACGCGCGGCGGCTTTTACCGGCACTTCCGCAGCAAGGAAAAATTGTTCGTCGAAGCGATTTTAACCGGCGCCACGGAAAAAGACTATTTGCCGCCGGCGCGATACCGTTCCATGACGGCGAACAATTTTGAGGCGTTCATAACCGGCTATGTCGGCGACAAGCATTTCAACAATAAGAACAGTCCGTGTCCGCTATTCGCTTTTCCAAGTGACGTGTCGCGAGGAGGACCGGAGCTCCACAATGCGTACGAAAAAGTCGCCCGTTCGATCGCGGAGAACCTGGAAAGCTACATCACCGTGCCGGATCGGGCCGAACGATCGCTTGCCGCGCTGGCAATGATCGTCGGCGCGATGGTTATCGCCCGCAGCGTCGAGAGTTCAAAGCTTGAAAAGACCATCCGCGCGGCGTGCATCAAGTATGCCAAGACACTCGGCGCAACCAATTGA
- a CDS encoding MucR family transcriptional regulator: MVENNSTESLVALTGSIVAAYVSNNKVSVSELPDLIRNIYESFSRAGQSAAQGPSEASARPSISIKKSITPDYLICLEDGIKLKMLKRHLRTHYGLTPQQYREKWGLPSDYPMVAPNYAKKRSQLAKQIGLGSKRRAAAVPNSESDG; the protein is encoded by the coding sequence ATGGTAGAAAATAATAGTACTGAATCACTTGTTGCGCTGACCGGTTCCATTGTGGCCGCTTATGTTTCCAACAATAAGGTCTCCGTTTCCGAACTTCCGGACCTCATTCGAAACATTTATGAGAGCTTTTCCCGCGCTGGACAAAGCGCCGCTCAAGGGCCTAGCGAGGCATCGGCCAGGCCCTCGATATCGATCAAAAAGTCGATCACGCCGGATTACCTAATCTGCCTGGAAGATGGCATCAAGCTGAAAATGCTGAAGCGTCACCTGCGCACCCATTACGGGCTCACCCCACAGCAATACCGTGAAAAATGGGGCCTGCCGTCCGATTACCCAATGGTCGCCCCGAATTACGCCAAGAAGCGCAGCCAACTGGCCAAGCAAATTGGATTGGGCTCGAAACGTCGCGCCGCCGCCGTGCCTAATTCAGAAAGCGACGGCTAA
- a CDS encoding DUF2141 domain-containing protein translates to MTPGRRLLSIFALLLTAIFLISATMHSARADSLVVTVRDIRSDVGEIRIALYSSADNFLVDGRTAATQSLSARRGDVKVVFANLRPGTYAAAAFHDENQSGDFDTNFIGVPREGYEFSNGAVAALGPPDFEDASVKLVRITAETDLLLNY, encoded by the coding sequence ATGACACCAGGCCGCCGTCTTCTATCAATATTTGCACTTCTTCTCACTGCGATTTTCTTGATTTCCGCCACGATGCATTCGGCGCGCGCCGATAGCCTTGTCGTTACGGTGCGGGATATTCGTAGCGATGTGGGCGAAATTCGAATTGCGCTTTACAGTTCCGCCGATAATTTTCTCGTCGATGGGCGGACGGCTGCGACCCAGTCGTTGTCGGCACGGCGCGGCGATGTGAAGGTGGTGTTCGCTAATTTGCGGCCCGGAACTTACGCTGCTGCGGCGTTTCATGATGAGAATCAGAGCGGCGATTTTGACACGAATTTCATCGGCGTGCCGCGCGAAGGATATGAATTTTCCAATGGTGCGGTTGCGGCGCTCGGCCCTCCGGACTTTGAGGACGCATCGGTCAAGCTGGTCCGCATCACCGCCGAAACTGACCTGTTGCTGAACTACTGA
- a CDS encoding TetR/AcrR family transcriptional regulator, which produces MAETDNSSGLVKRKPPKKGAYHHGNLRRALLESALAMVEKEGPRGVSLRALARLAGVSPAAPYRHFAGKEGLLAAVAEDGFRALEEKMQVASRENRGLALAEFRAIGFAYVHFAASNPSHFRVMFGPEVSDKSEHPSLSEAADRASQIIAGAIANCQRPGLEGGDTDPQRLFISAWATFHGLATLIVDGQLKSSVGSDADLETLGNSVADVIYRGLSFSGL; this is translated from the coding sequence ATGGCAGAAACCGATAATTCATCGGGACTCGTGAAACGGAAGCCCCCCAAGAAGGGAGCCTATCACCATGGAAATTTGCGCCGAGCTTTGCTCGAGTCAGCGCTTGCAATGGTGGAAAAGGAGGGGCCGCGAGGTGTGTCGCTCCGCGCGCTGGCCCGCTTGGCCGGCGTATCACCGGCAGCGCCCTATCGACACTTTGCTGGCAAGGAAGGGCTTCTCGCCGCCGTCGCCGAAGATGGGTTTCGCGCCCTCGAGGAGAAGATGCAGGTTGCAAGTCGGGAGAACCGCGGGCTCGCCTTGGCCGAATTTCGTGCTATTGGCTTCGCCTATGTTCACTTTGCGGCAAGCAATCCGTCGCATTTTCGCGTCATGTTTGGCCCTGAGGTATCCGACAAAAGCGAACATCCAAGCCTCAGCGAAGCGGCAGACCGAGCGTCGCAAATCATTGCCGGCGCGATCGCCAATTGTCAGCGCCCGGGATTGGAGGGCGGCGATACAGATCCGCAACGCCTCTTTATTTCGGCGTGGGCGACGTTCCATGGCTTGGCCACACTCATCGTGGATGGTCAGCTTAAGAGCTCGGTCGGCTCCGATGCCGATTTAGAGACGCTCGGCAATAGTGTTGCCGACGTCATCTATCGCGGCTTGTCGTTCAGCGGCCTTTAG
- a CDS encoding AbrB family transcriptional regulator, whose amino-acid sequence MTREPTSSHSAITNVPPPAPGLSQKNAAKFLLALALGAVGGAVFYMLGLPLPWMLGAMSLVTIAAISGVPLASWPRFRNGMVAVLGVLLGSQFNADIFARIADWYVGLAGVAVSGSVMVALCTVYYRKLGGYDRTSAYFSAIPGGLSEMMVLGEAMGGDARRISLSHAVRILTAVFLIAFYFRLFEGYQPVGLVGEEVSAVGWRDSLILVACAIVGWPAARLLRIPAAQLVGPLALSAGAHLSGLVSAMPPGEIVAAAQVALGAAIGARFVGARITEIWRIIVVSIGAAIIMVAIAAIFAFVLGEISGSSKTALFLALAPGGLAEMSIIALSFGTAAAFVSTHHIVRIILLVVIAPAIFKYLYMNKATNPKGR is encoded by the coding sequence TTGACTAGAGAGCCAACGTCTAGCCATTCCGCCATAACCAACGTCCCGCCCCCAGCGCCCGGCCTTTCGCAAAAAAATGCCGCGAAATTCTTACTTGCTTTAGCTCTCGGTGCGGTCGGCGGTGCTGTCTTCTATATGTTGGGGTTGCCGCTTCCTTGGATGCTTGGCGCCATGTCGTTGGTGACGATTGCCGCCATCTCGGGTGTGCCTCTCGCCTCCTGGCCACGTTTTCGCAATGGCATGGTTGCCGTGTTGGGCGTGTTGTTGGGCTCGCAGTTCAACGCCGACATATTCGCGCGCATCGCCGATTGGTATGTCGGCCTCGCCGGCGTCGCTGTTTCGGGCAGCGTGATGGTCGCGTTATGCACGGTCTATTACCGCAAGCTGGGCGGGTACGATCGGACATCCGCCTACTTTTCCGCCATCCCCGGGGGCCTGAGCGAAATGATGGTGCTCGGTGAAGCGATGGGAGGTGACGCCCGACGAATTTCACTCTCCCACGCCGTGCGTATCCTCACCGCGGTGTTTCTCATTGCGTTTTATTTCCGCCTGTTCGAAGGCTATCAACCTGTCGGCTTGGTCGGCGAGGAGGTTTCGGCGGTTGGTTGGCGAGATAGTTTGATACTGGTGGCATGCGCAATCGTGGGCTGGCCCGCCGCCCGCCTTCTCCGCATACCGGCAGCGCAGCTCGTGGGGCCACTGGCGCTCAGCGCTGGAGCGCATCTAAGCGGCCTGGTCAGCGCTATGCCGCCGGGCGAAATCGTTGCTGCTGCTCAGGTCGCGCTCGGCGCCGCCATCGGTGCGCGCTTTGTCGGTGCTAGAATTACCGAGATTTGGCGAATCATCGTCGTCTCGATCGGGGCGGCAATTATCATGGTGGCAATCGCCGCGATATTCGCGTTTGTCTTGGGAGAAATCTCAGGTTCGTCCAAGACGGCGCTGTTCCTCGCCCTAGCACCCGGCGGTTTGGCCGAGATGAGTATTATTGCGCTGTCGTTCGGCACCGCGGCCGCCTTCGTTTCGACGCACCACATTGTGAGGATCATCTTGCTGGTCGTTATCGCGCCGGCAATATTTAAGTATCTGTATATGAATAAGGCGACGAACCCTAAAGGCCGCTGA
- a CDS encoding succinylglutamate desuccinylase/aspartoacylase family protein — translation MTTLEGAKPGPTAMISALIHGNEVCGAIALDQLLSSSFAPDRGRLIVAFANVAAFSRFDSAQPYASRFIDEDMNRLWSRDILDSTRHSVELARARELRPFAEAANFLLDLHSTSLPAPAMLLCGSREKGRLLAAKMGYPFHVVADEGHNSGVRLRDFGDFNNGSTSKSSVLVECGQHFDSESSTIASKTIVAFLLACGMLDQASEKLHQPANLSRQRLIEVSHAVTIQSDRFSFSGEFQCFEIIPKAGTRIARDGTHDVVTPYDDCVLVMPARQPSRGQTAVRLGRYVADSKD, via the coding sequence GTGACCACCCTGGAGGGCGCAAAGCCAGGTCCGACCGCTATGATTAGTGCTCTGATCCACGGCAATGAAGTTTGCGGCGCCATCGCGCTCGACCAACTCTTGTCTTCCTCTTTCGCACCAGACCGAGGCCGCCTCATCGTAGCATTCGCCAATGTGGCTGCGTTCTCACGCTTTGACTCCGCTCAGCCCTACGCGTCTCGGTTCATCGACGAGGATATGAACCGGTTGTGGTCGCGCGACATACTGGACAGCACGCGTCATAGCGTCGAACTTGCGCGCGCGCGCGAACTACGCCCTTTCGCGGAAGCTGCGAATTTTCTTCTCGACCTGCATTCCACATCTCTCCCAGCGCCGGCGATGCTGTTGTGTGGTAGCCGAGAAAAAGGGCGCCTTTTGGCCGCCAAAATGGGCTACCCATTTCATGTGGTGGCAGACGAAGGCCACAACTCCGGCGTGAGGCTGCGTGACTTTGGTGACTTCAACAATGGCTCAACCTCCAAATCTTCCGTACTTGTCGAATGCGGTCAGCATTTCGACAGTGAGAGCTCGACCATTGCGTCAAAAACAATCGTCGCCTTTCTGTTAGCCTGCGGCATGCTGGATCAAGCCTCCGAGAAACTCCACCAACCTGCAAACTTGTCGAGGCAGCGATTAATCGAAGTTAGCCACGCCGTTACGATTCAGTCCGACCGCTTCTCTTTCAGCGGCGAATTCCAATGCTTTGAAATTATCCCGAAGGCGGGCACCCGAATCGCACGGGACGGAACACACGACGTTGTCACGCCCTACGACGATTGCGTTCTGGTCATGCCAGCCCGACAGCCATCCAGAGGACAAACAGCAGTGCGTCTTGGCCGTTATGTTGCGGATAGCAAAGATTGA
- a CDS encoding NAD kinase: MSFERFAVVASRSPDAQKALEEITSRYKLCDPKDADVIVALGGDGFMLETQHRFLHHGKPIYGMNRGTVGFLMNEFRADGLAKRLDSAHRSELHPLRMTAENHYGVVQEALAINEVSLLRQTRQAAKISVIVDGIKRVPELVCDGVLVATPSGSTAYNLSAHGPIIPLSSNILALTPISAFRPRRWRGALLPNEARVGFEILEAQKRPVSAVADYTEVRDVASVTVSIDPSVSIYLLFDPEHNLEERILNEQFTP, from the coding sequence TTGAGCTTTGAACGCTTTGCTGTTGTTGCCTCCCGTTCGCCGGACGCGCAAAAGGCGTTGGAAGAAATCACATCACGCTACAAATTGTGCGATCCGAAAGATGCCGACGTTATCGTTGCCCTGGGCGGCGATGGTTTCATGCTGGAAACGCAGCATAGATTTCTTCATCACGGCAAGCCGATTTACGGCATGAACCGGGGAACAGTCGGTTTCCTTATGAACGAATTTAGGGCCGATGGATTGGCGAAACGCCTTGATTCCGCGCACCGCTCTGAATTGCATCCGTTGCGCATGACGGCAGAGAATCACTACGGAGTCGTTCAGGAGGCGCTCGCTATCAACGAAGTGTCTCTCCTCCGCCAGACGCGCCAGGCTGCAAAAATTAGTGTAATAGTCGACGGCATCAAGCGCGTCCCTGAACTCGTTTGCGATGGTGTGCTGGTTGCCACACCCTCCGGCAGTACGGCCTATAACCTCTCGGCACACGGCCCGATCATTCCACTAAGCTCCAATATCCTCGCATTGACCCCGATTAGCGCCTTTCGGCCCAGACGTTGGCGCGGCGCTCTATTGCCGAACGAGGCAAGAGTGGGCTTTGAAATTCTGGAAGCGCAAAAACGGCCGGTCAGCGCAGTCGCCGACTACACCGAAGTACGCGATGTCGCCTCGGTAACCGTCTCTATCGATCCAAGTGTGTCGATATACCTGCTTTTTGACCCGGAGCACAATTTGGAAGAGCGCATCTTAAACGAACAGTTCACACCCTGA
- the moaA gene encoding GTP 3',8-cyclase MoaA, with amino-acid sequence MLIDPFERHVTYLRVSVTDRCDFRCVYCMSEHMSFLPKAELLSLEELDRLCSAFVTLGVKKLRISGGEPLVRRGIMTLFKQLGRHLDTGALEELTLTTNGSQLERYAEELVACGVRRVNVSLDSLDEEKFVAITRWGKFGKVMAGIDAARAAGLRVKINTVALKGVNDDEIENLVRWCGEKDMDLTFIETMPLGEIDGDRSEQYLPLTQVRAQMEKTWTLDHNAHDSGGPARYVTLRETDQRVGFITPLTHNFCESCNRVRLTCTGTLFMCLGQDDAADLRAPLRASDSDAALIAAIQEGISRKPKGHDFIIDRSHTAPAVARHMSVTGG; translated from the coding sequence ATGCTCATCGATCCGTTTGAACGTCATGTCACCTATCTTAGGGTGTCGGTCACCGACCGCTGTGACTTCCGCTGCGTCTATTGCATGTCGGAACACATGTCCTTTCTGCCCAAGGCGGAACTCCTGAGCCTTGAGGAACTGGATCGCCTGTGCAGTGCGTTTGTGACGCTTGGGGTGAAGAAACTTCGCATCAGTGGTGGAGAGCCGCTTGTCCGGCGCGGCATCATGACTCTTTTCAAGCAGCTCGGACGGCATCTCGACACTGGCGCCTTGGAGGAACTCACTCTCACCACAAACGGCAGTCAGTTAGAGCGCTACGCCGAAGAATTGGTGGCCTGCGGCGTACGGCGGGTCAATGTGTCACTGGACAGTCTCGACGAAGAGAAATTTGTCGCGATTACACGCTGGGGAAAATTTGGCAAAGTCATGGCGGGAATTGACGCGGCGCGGGCGGCCGGGCTCAGAGTCAAGATCAACACCGTGGCGCTGAAAGGTGTGAATGACGACGAAATCGAAAATCTTGTGCGCTGGTGCGGTGAAAAAGATATGGATTTGACGTTTATCGAGACCATGCCCCTCGGCGAAATCGACGGTGACAGGAGCGAGCAATATCTGCCTCTCACGCAAGTCCGCGCTCAGATGGAAAAAACCTGGACGCTGGACCACAATGCCCATGATAGTGGCGGCCCGGCGCGCTATGTCACCCTGCGCGAAACCGATCAGCGGGTCGGCTTTATCACGCCGCTCACTCACAACTTTTGCGAATCTTGCAATCGCGTACGATTGACCTGCACGGGTACTTTATTTATGTGCCTTGGGCAGGACGATGCAGCCGACCTTCGTGCGCCATTGCGCGCCAGCGATAGCGACGCGGCACTCATCGCCGCCATCCAGGAAGGCATTTCACGCAAGCCCAAAGGCCATGACTTTATTATCGACCGATCGCATACTGCTCCGGCGGTCGCGCGGCATATGAGTGTCACCGGCGGCTGA
- a CDS encoding DNA alkylation repair protein, which translates to MTRREKQILSRLKEIGRPDALLGMAHFGIDTENAFGVAVPELRRLAKETGQDHPLALSLWRSGVHEARLLASMIAVPVDTDRALTESWAADFRSWDLCDQCCLNLFRKTAFAHDLIGAWRHRDEEFVKRAAFAMIAVLAIHDKAADDELFTTWLPMIEEGASDPRNFVKKAVNWGLRQIGKRNLSLNRQAIECAHRIADGGSKPARWVATNALRELESAAVQARMNRMA; encoded by the coding sequence ATGACGAGGCGCGAAAAACAAATCCTATCCCGCTTGAAGGAGATTGGCCGGCCCGATGCGCTTCTCGGCATGGCGCATTTCGGCATCGACACGGAAAACGCCTTCGGCGTGGCAGTTCCAGAATTGCGCCGTCTGGCCAAGGAAACCGGACAAGACCACCCTCTCGCGCTCTCTTTGTGGCGATCTGGCGTCCATGAGGCGCGTCTACTTGCCTCGATGATCGCGGTGCCGGTGGACACGGACCGTGCGCTGACGGAATCCTGGGCCGCGGATTTCCGCTCCTGGGATTTGTGCGACCAGTGCTGCTTAAACCTTTTCCGCAAAACTGCATTCGCCCATGATTTGATTGGCGCATGGCGGCATCGCGACGAGGAATTCGTCAAGCGGGCGGCCTTCGCAATGATCGCAGTGCTGGCGATCCATGATAAAGCCGCAGACGATGAACTATTCACCACGTGGCTGCCAATGATTGAAGAAGGTGCTTCGGATCCTCGAAATTTCGTCAAGAAAGCCGTGAACTGGGGACTCCGGCAAATCGGAAAACGCAATCTTAGCCTTAATCGCCAGGCCATTGAATGCGCGCACCGCATTGCGGACGGCGGATCGAAGCCTGCGCGATGGGTCGCGACCAATGCCCTGCGCGAACTTGAAAGCGCAGCTGTCCAGGCCCGCATGAACAGAATGGCTTAA
- the meaB gene encoding methylmalonyl Co-A mutase-associated GTPase MeaB produces MPNAEDIRSGNRRALARAITLIESAREDHRSAAQELLETLLPYTGQAVRIGVSGSPGVGKSTFIEAFGLYLIGIGKRLAVLAVDPSSALSGGSILGDKTRMERLAREPDVFIRPSPAAGVMGGVARRTREAMLACEAAGFDVVLIETVGVGQSEAAVADLVDLFALLVQPGGGDDLQGIKRGVMELADLVIVTKADGDLRDLARHAEADYRSALGLIRGRGKGPRPHVLSCSAVEERGMDEVWQAIESQRSALDETGELARKRAAQATSWMWREVEGLVMSALLGNAGLANLSERLQTDVAEGRKTPAAAAAGILAAFRKTPRNKSG; encoded by the coding sequence ATGCCGAACGCTGAGGACATTCGGTCCGGAAACCGGCGGGCGCTGGCACGCGCCATTACTTTGATCGAATCCGCGCGAGAGGACCACAGGTCTGCGGCCCAAGAGTTGCTTGAGACATTATTGCCGTACACCGGACAAGCCGTTCGGATCGGCGTCTCTGGCTCCCCAGGAGTCGGTAAATCGACCTTTATCGAAGCGTTTGGGCTCTATTTAATCGGGATCGGCAAGCGTTTGGCGGTACTCGCAGTGGATCCGTCGAGCGCGTTGAGCGGCGGTTCGATACTCGGGGATAAGACCCGTATGGAGCGTTTGGCCCGCGAGCCGGACGTGTTCATCCGCCCGTCGCCGGCGGCCGGCGTTATGGGCGGCGTGGCGCGCCGAACCCGCGAAGCAATGCTTGCCTGCGAAGCAGCAGGATTTGATGTCGTGTTGATTGAGACCGTCGGCGTGGGGCAATCCGAAGCGGCTGTTGCGGATTTGGTGGATTTGTTTGCGCTTCTGGTTCAACCCGGCGGCGGCGATGATCTGCAGGGTATCAAGCGTGGTGTTATGGAACTGGCGGATCTTGTTATCGTGACTAAGGCGGATGGTGATCTGAGAGATTTAGCGCGCCACGCAGAGGCCGATTACCGTTCAGCTCTGGGTCTGATACGTGGCCGGGGAAAAGGGCCACGGCCCCACGTTCTATCCTGCTCCGCTGTGGAAGAGCGCGGTATGGACGAAGTTTGGCAGGCCATTGAATCACAACGCAGCGCACTGGATGAGACCGGTGAACTGGCGCGAAAGCGGGCGGCGCAGGCCACTTCGTGGATGTGGCGAGAAGTTGAAGGACTTGTGATGTCTGCTTTGTTGGGGAACGCTGGCTTGGCCAATCTTTCAGAGCGCTTACAAACCGACGTGGCAGAAGGCCGGAAAACGCCTGCCGCAGCTGCGGCAGGCATATTGGCGGCGTTCCGCAAAACACCGAGAAATAAATCTGGCTGA
- the rpmB gene encoding 50S ribosomal protein L28, producing the protein MSRRCELTGKGVQAGNNVSHANNRTRRRFLPNLQSKSLLSDALGQSIRFRVTTSAMRTVEHNGGLDSYLLKAPNSLLSLEAQRVKRKIVRARAAAT; encoded by the coding sequence ATGTCGCGGCGTTGTGAACTTACCGGCAAAGGCGTACAGGCAGGCAACAATGTCTCACACGCCAATAACAGAACCAGACGGCGGTTTTTGCCAAATCTGCAATCAAAATCACTGTTGAGCGACGCCTTGGGCCAGAGCATTCGTTTTCGTGTGACGACCTCTGCGATGCGCACGGTGGAGCATAATGGCGGCCTCGATTCTTACCTTCTAAAAGCGCCGAATTCGCTTCTCTCACTGGAAGCGCAGAGGGTTAAACGGAAAATTGTCCGCGCGCGCGCAGCCGCCACCTAA
- the upp gene encoding uracil phosphoribosyltransferase — MSAETEFPNLHIVDHPLVQHKLSHLRDQTTSSHDFRALLREMALLIGYEITRVLDMTTKMITTPITEMEAPILATVKPAIVPVLRAGLGMAEGLSQLIPTAPTGHIGLFRDPKTKRPVEYYVRLPDNKNRLFILVDPMLATGYSASYAVDVLNKHGVPDSRIRFMAMVAAPEGMRAFNEAHPTVEVWAAALDEKLNEKAYIVPGLGDAGDRLFETN; from the coding sequence GTGAGCGCTGAAACGGAATTCCCCAATCTCCACATCGTCGATCATCCGCTCGTTCAGCACAAACTCAGTCATCTGCGCGACCAGACAACGTCGAGCCATGATTTTCGCGCGCTTCTGCGCGAGATGGCTTTGCTGATCGGCTACGAAATCACCCGTGTTCTCGACATGACGACCAAGATGATCACGACGCCCATCACCGAGATGGAGGCGCCGATACTGGCCACCGTCAAACCGGCCATCGTACCGGTTTTGCGCGCCGGCCTTGGCATGGCGGAGGGCTTGTCGCAGCTCATCCCAACGGCACCGACCGGCCATATCGGCCTGTTCCGCGACCCAAAGACCAAGCGACCGGTCGAATATTACGTCCGGCTGCCGGACAACAAAAATCGCTTGTTCATCCTCGTCGATCCGATGCTGGCAACCGGCTATTCCGCCAGCTACGCAGTTGATGTACTCAACAAACATGGCGTGCCGGACAGCAGGATACGGTTCATGGCCATGGTGGCGGCGCCGGAAGGCATGCGCGCCTTCAATGAGGCGCATCCGACGGTCGAAGTCTGGGCCGCCGCCCTGGACGAAAAATTGAACGAGAAGGCCTATATCGTCCCCGGCCTTGGCGATGCCGGCGATCGCCTGTTCGAAACCAATTAA
- a CDS encoding esterase-like activity of phytase family protein: protein MEYKRAARFRSTGATRLPDGDLIIVERRYTLIGGVAALLRRVSKESIQPGARLDGLELARIAPPLTVDNMEGIAARRDSSGRTLIYLLSDDNYSVLQRTLLLMFELTDSAD, encoded by the coding sequence CTGGAATACAAGCGGGCGGCCAGATTTCGCTCGACCGGCGCCACGCGTCTCCCTGATGGCGACCTGATCATCGTTGAACGGCGCTACACGTTGATCGGCGGCGTTGCTGCGCTTCTACGTCGGGTCTCCAAGGAAAGTATTCAGCCCGGCGCGCGGCTCGACGGGCTAGAGCTCGCGCGCATCGCACCGCCGCTAACGGTCGACAATATGGAGGGGATCGCGGCTAGGCGCGACAGTTCCGGTCGCACGCTGATCTATCTGCTGTCCGATGATAATTATTCCGTCTTGCAGCGCACCTTGCTGCTCATGTTCGAACTTACCGACAGCGCGGATTAA
- a CDS encoding esterase-like activity of phytase family protein has translation MKKPPTLHLIVLALALFLSTKGAGANDIELSYSQVPLNYEMPDQHSVGMLEYRGGLSISARDSQFGGLSSLLVSADGKLLLAASDRGVWFSAALDYGDDGNLVGLSSARLAPITGSDGKPLTGRYRDAEGLARADDGTVVLAFEQHHRILRFATSGLFDADHLSAVKPDLVAAPAELAEFNSNAAMEALVTLADGGLLSSPKASTMTGRANRDGFCAKARHPHGWNTSGRPDFARPAPRVSLMAT, from the coding sequence GTGAAGAAGCCCCCCACCTTGCATCTCATCGTTCTTGCGCTCGCGCTTTTCCTTAGCACCAAAGGCGCCGGCGCGAACGATATCGAGCTATCCTACAGCCAGGTTCCTCTCAATTACGAAATGCCTGACCAGCATAGCGTCGGAATGCTGGAGTATCGCGGCGGTTTATCTATTTCGGCCAGAGACTCGCAGTTCGGCGGCCTCTCATCTCTGCTCGTCAGCGCAGACGGCAAGCTTTTGCTTGCGGCCTCGGACAGAGGCGTGTGGTTTTCCGCCGCTCTCGACTATGGCGATGATGGAAACCTTGTTGGTCTGTCTTCCGCCCGGTTGGCGCCGATCACCGGTTCAGACGGCAAACCGTTAACCGGACGCTACCGCGATGCAGAGGGCCTGGCGCGAGCCGACGATGGCACGGTAGTCCTGGCGTTTGAACAGCATCACCGGATTCTGCGCTTTGCAACTTCCGGCCTGTTCGATGCCGACCACCTGTCAGCGGTGAAGCCGGATCTTGTGGCGGCGCCTGCCGAGCTTGCTGAGTTCAATAGCAATGCCGCCATGGAAGCGTTGGTCACACTTGCCGATGGTGGCCTTCTATCCTCACCGAAGGCCTCGACAATGACCGGTCGAGCAAACCGGGATGGATTCTGCGCAAAGGCACGGCACCCGCACGGCTGGAATACAAGCGGGCGGCCAGATTTCGCTCGACCGGCGCCACGCGTCTCCCTGATGGCGACCTGA